Proteins from a genomic interval of Nitrospina gracilis Nb-211:
- a CDS encoding Tll0287-like domain-containing protein yields the protein MRSRLLTGIFVLAGCLGLWLETGPAAEPEMAQTNKGVRAHIAVDYIYSVIEAGRTAYSRFIVDRFSQDGTLKVTENWKEEKGLLLPAQFLKLSSNETNAKGIGMRYRLSSVWPLNPENMPKSETEKSGLLEVIRNPGKPFTWIVQKNGLWYYQAIYPDKAVSQTCVECHNQHPASPKRDFKIGDVMGGIVIDLPLGSRFQKKPDESIAIPPEVVADYVHAVLESDRTVYANHVVQHLEDGNILQASAAVQSEHKLMLPAQFLKKVSEIAARRNTGVEMNLLSLWPINPQNGPSNEFERDALEWVTIHPIRPFIRWTRAGNVSYFSAVYPDHAISAACVECHNQHPNSPRHDFKLNDVMGGLRVSFPIE from the coding sequence ATGAGATCGAGATTACTGACAGGCATCTTTGTATTGGCGGGTTGCCTTGGGTTATGGCTGGAAACCGGACCGGCGGCGGAACCGGAGATGGCACAAACCAATAAAGGTGTCCGCGCTCACATTGCGGTGGATTATATTTATTCGGTCATTGAGGCGGGACGGACAGCGTATTCCAGATTCATTGTGGATCGGTTCAGCCAGGACGGCACGTTGAAAGTGACGGAAAACTGGAAAGAAGAAAAAGGACTGTTGCTACCCGCGCAGTTTTTAAAGCTTTCATCCAATGAGACCAACGCGAAGGGCATTGGAATGCGGTACCGGTTGAGCAGTGTGTGGCCGTTGAATCCTGAAAACATGCCCAAATCGGAAACCGAAAAGTCCGGCTTGCTGGAGGTCATCCGCAATCCCGGCAAACCCTTTACCTGGATCGTGCAGAAAAACGGATTGTGGTATTACCAGGCCATTTATCCGGACAAGGCGGTTTCTCAAACCTGTGTGGAATGCCACAACCAGCACCCGGCCAGTCCGAAGCGCGATTTCAAAATAGGGGATGTGATGGGTGGCATTGTGATCGACCTGCCGCTGGGAAGCCGGTTTCAGAAGAAACCGGATGAAAGCATTGCCATCCCACCCGAAGTGGTGGCGGACTACGTGCATGCGGTTTTGGAATCGGACAGAACGGTTTATGCTAACCACGTCGTCCAGCATTTGGAAGACGGCAACATCTTGCAAGCCAGTGCGGCCGTTCAATCGGAACATAAATTGATGTTGCCCGCCCAGTTCCTCAAAAAGGTTTCAGAAATTGCGGCGCGAAGAAACACAGGCGTGGAAATGAATCTCCTCAGTCTGTGGCCGATCAATCCACAAAATGGCCCGAGCAATGAATTCGAGCGCGACGCCCTGGAATGGGTGACCATTCACCCCATACGGCCTTTTATCCGCTGGACCCGGGCGGGGAATGTGAGTTACTTCAGCGCGGTGTATCCGGATCACGCGATCTCCGCGGCATGCGTCGAATGTCACAATCAGCATCCCAACAGTCCCCGTCATGATTTCAAACTGAACGATGTGATGGGCGGATTGCGAGTGAGCTTTCCAATAGAATGA
- a CDS encoding osmoprotectant NAGGN system M42 family peptidase, translating into MKRLNLDQSYLMRTLFRLLEIPSPTGLTDTIVHVMCHELKKLGIPFELTRRGAIRANMPGKVQSPDRAIVAHLDTLGAMVKNLRANGRIEVVPVGTWSPRFAEGARVTVYMEDDRSYRGTILPLKASGHTYNEEIDTQPTAWSNLEVRVDMESNSRQDLEEAGFNVGDFIAIDPDPEFTDNGYIVSRHLDDKAGVAAILTAAKAIVEAKVPLELDCHLLFTISEEVGVGASHVLHGDVAELVSVDNGTLAPGQNTSEFGVTISMQDSSGPFDRHLTSKLIDLCRTHKIEHARDVFNHYRSDAAAAMEAGNDIRTALLCFGLDASHGYERTHIQSLMSLADLLSLYIQSPPTFTRDRDLLGPLADFPHQPELEKHMEDPPQT; encoded by the coding sequence ATGAAGCGTCTCAACCTGGACCAAAGTTACCTCATGCGCACGCTGTTCCGCCTGCTGGAAATCCCCAGCCCCACGGGACTGACCGACACCATCGTGCACGTCATGTGCCACGAACTGAAGAAACTCGGCATTCCCTTTGAGCTGACGCGCCGCGGCGCCATCCGCGCCAACATGCCTGGCAAAGTGCAGAGTCCCGACCGCGCCATCGTCGCCCACTTGGACACGCTGGGCGCCATGGTGAAAAACCTGCGCGCCAACGGACGGATTGAAGTCGTGCCCGTCGGCACCTGGTCGCCACGCTTCGCCGAGGGCGCGCGGGTGACGGTATATATGGAAGACGACCGCTCGTACCGCGGCACGATTCTGCCGCTCAAGGCGTCCGGCCACACTTACAACGAAGAGATCGACACCCAGCCGACGGCCTGGTCCAACCTGGAAGTACGCGTGGACATGGAGAGCAATTCACGCCAGGACCTGGAGGAAGCCGGGTTCAATGTCGGCGACTTCATCGCCATCGACCCCGACCCCGAGTTCACCGACAACGGTTACATCGTCTCCCGCCACCTGGACGACAAGGCGGGCGTCGCCGCCATCCTCACCGCGGCGAAGGCCATCGTCGAAGCCAAGGTGCCCCTGGAACTCGACTGCCACCTGCTGTTCACCATCTCGGAGGAAGTCGGCGTCGGCGCCTCGCACGTGCTTCACGGCGATGTAGCGGAGCTGGTCTCCGTGGACAACGGCACCCTCGCGCCGGGGCAAAACACCAGCGAGTTCGGCGTCACCATCTCCATGCAGGACTCCAGCGGCCCCTTCGACCGCCACCTGACCTCAAAACTCATCGACCTCTGCCGCACTCACAAAATCGAGCACGCACGCGACGTGTTCAACCATTACCGGAGCGATGCGGCGGCGGCAATGGAAGCGGGCAACGACATCCGCACCGCCCTCCTCTGTTTCGGCCTCGATGCCTCGCACGGGTACGAACGCACGCACATCCAGTCCCTGATGTCGCTGGCCGACCTGTTGTCGCTGTACATCCAGAGCCCGCCAACGTTCACCCGCGACCGCGACCTTCTGGGTCCGCTGGCAGATTTCCCGCACCAGCCGGAACTGGAAAAACACATGGAAGATCCGCCGCAAACCTGA
- a CDS encoding cobalamin-binding protein produces MNVDLHRTPRRIICLTEETTETLYCIGEQDRIVGISGYTVRPSQARKEKPKVSAFLNARIDKILDLKPDLVLGFSNLQADIVTQLVRAGIPVHVFNQRTVAGIFDMVRMLGAMIGEAAKAETLMVELKNGLDAIEQSAAQLPRRPRVYFEEWNDPLISGIGWVSELISIAGGEDCFPELAACSFASQRTIHDPEEVIRRAPDIIIGSWCGKRFRPEKLKERPGWDAIPAVQREHVYEIKSANILQPGPAALTDGVAQIHRLIQNWADKTA; encoded by the coding sequence ATGAACGTTGATTTGCACAGAACGCCTCGGCGCATCATTTGCCTGACCGAAGAGACCACCGAAACCCTGTACTGCATCGGGGAGCAGGACCGCATCGTCGGCATCTCCGGTTACACCGTGCGCCCATCGCAGGCGCGCAAAGAAAAACCGAAGGTGTCGGCTTTCCTCAACGCCAGAATCGACAAAATCCTCGACCTGAAGCCGGACCTGGTGCTGGGTTTTTCCAATCTGCAGGCGGACATCGTCACCCAACTGGTGCGTGCGGGGATTCCGGTGCACGTGTTCAATCAGCGCACCGTCGCCGGTATTTTCGACATGGTTCGCATGCTGGGGGCGATGATCGGCGAGGCCGCTAAAGCCGAAACGTTGATGGTCGAACTGAAAAACGGGCTGGACGCGATCGAACAATCCGCCGCCCAACTTCCCCGCCGCCCGCGCGTGTATTTCGAAGAATGGAACGATCCGTTGATTTCCGGCATCGGCTGGGTGTCGGAACTGATTTCCATCGCCGGGGGTGAAGACTGTTTCCCGGAACTTGCCGCCTGTTCCTTCGCTTCCCAACGCACCATCCACGATCCCGAAGAAGTCATTCGCCGCGCGCCGGATATCATCATCGGCTCCTGGTGCGGCAAACGGTTCCGTCCGGAGAAATTGAAGGAACGGCCGGGATGGGATGCCATCCCCGCGGTGCAGAGGGAACACGTTTACGAAATCAAATCCGCCAACATTCTGCAACCCGGTCCGGCGGCGCTGACGGACGGCGTGGCGCAGATTCATCGACTGATCCAAAACTGGGCGGACAAAACCGCATAA
- a CDS encoding gamma-glutamyl-gamma-aminobutyrate hydrolase family protein, which yields MQRKPVIGVTGPTQGGTAAWVFTKLALWRAGAKAQRIHTQKPVTTDRLDGLIIGGGADVAPDKTDPLPIEDMPQPGELKKERGLRWRDFILAPLIFLFRWFTAAAVASPDPDRDRMEKDLIHAALDRDLPLLGICRGTQILNTTLGGTLHSDIRNFYVDKPHVWTLLPKKEIDIVEDSHLAAVLQTTTAKVNSLHHQAIDRLGRGIRIVARESHNGIVQAIEVEDQPFCIGVQWHPEYLPQLHRQQKLFSALVKEASRIRERTHASRNPTGKAP from the coding sequence ATGCAACGCAAACCCGTGATTGGAGTGACAGGACCGACGCAGGGCGGCACGGCGGCCTGGGTGTTCACGAAACTGGCTTTATGGCGTGCCGGCGCCAAAGCTCAGCGCATCCACACGCAGAAACCCGTCACCACCGACCGGCTGGACGGACTGATCATCGGCGGCGGCGCGGATGTGGCGCCGGACAAAACCGATCCCCTTCCCATCGAAGACATGCCGCAACCGGGCGAGTTGAAAAAGGAACGCGGTCTGCGCTGGCGCGACTTCATTCTCGCGCCGCTCATTTTTCTGTTCCGCTGGTTCACCGCCGCCGCCGTCGCCAGCCCCGATCCCGACCGCGACCGGATGGAGAAGGACCTCATCCACGCCGCACTGGACCGCGACCTGCCGCTTCTCGGCATTTGCCGCGGCACTCAAATCCTGAACACGACACTGGGAGGAACTCTGCACAGCGACATCCGCAATTTTTATGTGGACAAACCCCATGTGTGGACCCTGCTTCCGAAAAAAGAAATCGACATCGTCGAAGACAGCCACCTTGCCGCTGTACTGCAAACGACCACGGCAAAAGTGAATTCCCTGCACCACCAGGCGATCGACCGGCTTGGCCGGGGAATCAGGATCGTTGCGAGGGAGAGCCACAACGGCATCGTGCAGGCCATCGAGGTTGAGGACCAGCCGTTTTGCATCGGTGTGCAATGGCACCCGGAATACCTGCCTCAACTGCATCGCCAGCAAAAGCTGTTTTCGGCTTTGGTGAAGGAGGCTTCCAGAATTCGGGAACGCACGCACGCCTCCCGCAACCCCACCGGAAAAGCGCCCTGA
- a CDS encoding LysR family transcriptional regulator, protein MRELPNFRHLYHFWTIAQEGSIKKASEKLNVSPSGMSTQLKEVESFFGKKLFERRVRRLELNEAGKMVADYCTTIFRQCDEMIESVRQARPRKRQHIRVGALPSLSSINVHEFSLPLWKERDISLSVIEGSLDELMYQLNNGGLEIVLSDRNVEPREKNVVSYRLKPQKIIAVGAEKFAWARKRFPRSLGAVPLMHLTGKSQLRVEVDRYLARHEIRPQSVGEADDIAFLRLGAERGLCVAILPQNSVQDSIQKKRLVKLGELKNVTSEMWALVRRDTSRLPIIKNTLYRFQNRG, encoded by the coding sequence ATGCGCGAACTGCCCAACTTCCGGCACCTTTACCATTTCTGGACGATTGCGCAGGAGGGATCGATCAAGAAAGCCAGCGAAAAACTGAATGTCAGCCCTTCCGGCATGAGCACGCAGCTGAAGGAGGTTGAATCGTTTTTCGGCAAAAAACTGTTCGAACGCCGGGTGCGCCGGCTGGAATTGAACGAGGCGGGGAAAATGGTGGCCGATTACTGCACGACCATCTTCCGCCAGTGCGATGAAATGATCGAGTCCGTTCGCCAGGCCCGGCCGCGCAAGCGCCAGCACATCCGGGTCGGCGCGCTGCCTTCGCTGTCGTCCATCAACGTGCACGAATTTTCTCTTCCACTCTGGAAAGAACGGGACATTTCGTTGAGTGTGATCGAAGGATCGCTGGATGAATTGATGTACCAGCTGAACAACGGCGGATTGGAGATTGTGCTTAGCGACCGCAACGTCGAACCGCGGGAGAAAAACGTGGTGAGTTACCGTTTGAAGCCGCAGAAGATCATTGCCGTGGGTGCAGAGAAATTCGCCTGGGCTAGAAAGCGGTTTCCGCGCTCACTGGGCGCTGTGCCCCTCATGCATCTCACGGGCAAGAGCCAGTTGCGGGTGGAGGTGGACCGGTACCTCGCGCGGCACGAAATCCGCCCGCAAAGCGTGGGCGAGGCGGACGACATTGCCTTCTTGCGTCTTGGCGCGGAGCGCGGCCTGTGCGTGGCGATCCTGCCGCAGAACAGCGTGCAGGATTCCATTCAGAAAAAGCGTCTGGTCAAGCTGGGCGAACTGAAAAACGTCACCTCTGAAATGTGGGCGCTGGTGCGGCGCGACACCAGTCGCCTTCCCATCATCAAAAACACCCTCTATCGGTTCCAGAACCGGGGATGA
- a CDS encoding N-acetylglutaminylglutamine amidotransferase, translating to MCGICGEYRTDGALPDTRAVAAMADALAPRGPDGSGNFSQRNVAFAHRRLKIIDLSEASHQPMIDSALGLVVVYNGILYNYKELRKELQDKGYSFFSHGDTEVLLKAYHAWGKDCVKRFHGMFAFALWERDSGRMLLGRDRLGIKPLYFTSSGGRFRFASSLPALVAGGQVDTSIDPIALHHYMTFHAVVPPPHTIFQGVRKLPPGHLMEITPGGAQKIEPYWSLSYARTREDEACDEVEWKERVMQALTTAVRRRLVADVPVGVLLSGGLDSSLIVALLSELGQSGLNTFSVGFEAAGGELGDEFEYSDLIADTFATDHHKIFVQTDEVLPNLLHCVEAMSEPMVSHDNIGFFLLSREVAKSLKVVQSGQGADEVFGGYFWYPPLLESKDPAADYSKLFFDRSHEEYGTAVHHKYVTEDHSTAFLQKRFGATDAACGTDKALWLDTTVMLVDDPVKRVDNMTMAWGLEARVPFLDHELVELAARIPPALKIKDEGKGILKDVGRDVLPHKVIDRPKGYFPVPALKYIQGEYLDFVRDVFAQPAAQQRALFKKPYLDRLFENPEAHITPLQGSKLWQMALLEMWLQIHQK from the coding sequence ATGTGCGGCATTTGTGGTGAGTACCGGACCGACGGGGCGCTTCCCGACACCCGTGCGGTGGCGGCGATGGCAGACGCCCTGGCGCCGCGGGGTCCGGATGGCAGTGGAAACTTTTCACAGCGCAATGTGGCGTTCGCGCATCGACGCCTGAAAATCATCGACCTGTCGGAAGCGTCGCACCAGCCGATGATCGATTCCGCGCTCGGCCTCGTCGTCGTGTACAACGGCATTCTGTACAACTACAAGGAACTTCGAAAAGAGCTTCAGGATAAGGGGTATTCCTTTTTCTCCCACGGCGACACCGAGGTGTTGTTGAAGGCGTATCACGCATGGGGCAAGGACTGCGTCAAGCGGTTTCACGGCATGTTCGCGTTCGCCCTTTGGGAACGCGACAGCGGCCGAATGCTTCTCGGCCGCGACCGGCTCGGCATCAAGCCGCTTTACTTCACAAGTTCGGGCGGACGCTTCCGGTTTGCCTCCAGTCTTCCCGCACTGGTGGCGGGCGGCCAGGTGGACACCTCCATCGATCCCATCGCGCTTCACCACTACATGACCTTTCATGCCGTGGTGCCGCCGCCCCACACCATTTTTCAAGGCGTGCGCAAACTGCCGCCGGGGCACTTGATGGAAATCACTCCCGGCGGTGCACAGAAGATCGAACCCTACTGGTCGCTTTCCTACGCACGCACCAGGGAAGATGAAGCCTGCGACGAGGTCGAATGGAAGGAACGCGTGATGCAGGCGCTCACAACGGCCGTGCGCCGCCGCCTGGTGGCGGATGTGCCTGTGGGGGTGTTGCTGTCCGGCGGGCTCGACTCGAGCCTCATCGTTGCCCTGCTCAGCGAGCTGGGGCAAAGCGGACTCAATACGTTCTCCGTTGGGTTTGAAGCCGCAGGGGGTGAGCTGGGCGACGAGTTCGAATACTCGGACCTCATTGCCGACACCTTTGCCACCGACCATCACAAGATTTTCGTTCAAACGGATGAAGTGTTACCGAACCTTCTGCACTGCGTGGAAGCGATGTCGGAGCCGATGGTCAGCCACGACAACATCGGCTTCTTCCTGTTGTCGCGCGAGGTGGCCAAAAGCCTGAAGGTCGTGCAGAGCGGCCAGGGCGCGGATGAAGTGTTCGGCGGTTATTTCTGGTATCCACCGCTGTTGGAAAGCAAGGACCCGGCCGCCGATTACTCGAAACTGTTTTTCGACCGCTCGCACGAGGAGTACGGCACCGCCGTTCACCACAAGTACGTGACGGAGGACCACAGCACGGCCTTTCTGCAAAAACGCTTCGGCGCCACCGACGCCGCCTGCGGCACCGACAAGGCGCTGTGGCTGGACACCACGGTGATGCTGGTGGACGACCCCGTCAAGCGCGTGGACAACATGACCATGGCGTGGGGGCTGGAAGCCCGCGTGCCGTTTCTCGATCATGAACTGGTGGAGTTGGCGGCCCGCATTCCTCCGGCGCTGAAAATCAAAGACGAAGGCAAAGGCATCCTGAAAGACGTGGGGCGCGATGTTTTGCCGCACAAAGTCATCGACCGGCCGAAGGGCTATTTTCCCGTGCCCGCACTCAAGTACATTCAGGGCGAGTACCTCGACTTCGTGCGCGACGTGTTTGCCCAACCCGCGGCACAGCAACGCGCCCTGTTCAAGAAACCGTATCTCGACAGGCTGTTTGAAAACCCTGAGGCGCACATCACCCCGCTCCAGGGATCAAAACTGTGGCAGATGGCCCTGTTGGAGATGTGGTTGCAGATTCACCAGAAATGA
- the cobT gene encoding nicotinate-nucleotide--dimethylbenzimidazole phosphoribosyltransferase codes for MTTQPVNILTETLNAVTPVSHECIQKAQTHLDSLTKPQGSLGKLEEIAARLAAMHPENQPRIQKRGVFLFAADHGVVAEGVSAYPQEVTAQMVHNFLNGGAAINVLARHGGAEVTVIDMGVNHDFAPGLHLVSRKIGKGTGNIRRGPAMTRGQAERALMVGVELAVQAKRDGFDLLGTGDMGIGNTTPSAAILSALSGRPPAATTGHGTGIDDNALKHKITVIEDALRSNRPDPADAVDVLAGVGGFEIAGIAGFCIGAAANHLPVILDGVISIAGAVIAHRLNPAVGDYLFASHSSTEPGCRAGFELLGLEPLLDFRMRLGEGTGAVLAMNAIEAAVKVYNEMATFEQAGVSSKEKQNL; via the coding sequence TTGACGACACAACCCGTAAATATTCTGACCGAAACACTGAACGCCGTCACGCCGGTATCGCACGAATGCATTCAAAAGGCGCAGACGCATCTGGACTCGTTGACCAAACCGCAGGGCAGCCTGGGGAAGCTGGAAGAAATTGCCGCCCGCCTGGCGGCGATGCATCCAGAGAATCAACCCCGCATTCAAAAACGCGGTGTGTTTCTGTTTGCCGCCGACCACGGCGTGGTGGCGGAAGGCGTCAGCGCATACCCGCAGGAAGTGACTGCACAGATGGTCCACAACTTTCTGAACGGCGGCGCGGCCATCAATGTACTGGCGCGGCACGGCGGCGCGGAGGTGACGGTGATCGACATGGGCGTGAACCACGACTTTGCGCCCGGCCTCCATCTGGTTTCCAGAAAGATCGGAAAGGGCACCGGCAACATTCGCCGCGGCCCGGCCATGACACGCGGCCAGGCCGAGCGCGCTTTGATGGTCGGCGTCGAGTTGGCGGTGCAGGCAAAGCGGGATGGGTTCGATCTCCTCGGCACCGGCGACATGGGCATCGGCAACACCACCCCCAGCGCGGCGATCCTTTCGGCACTGAGCGGGCGGCCCCCCGCCGCAACCACCGGCCATGGCACCGGCATCGACGACAATGCACTAAAGCATAAAATCACGGTCATCGAAGACGCGCTTCGCAGTAACCGGCCCGATCCCGCCGATGCGGTGGACGTGCTGGCCGGGGTGGGCGGATTCGAGATCGCGGGCATTGCCGGGTTCTGCATCGGCGCCGCCGCAAACCACCTTCCTGTGATTCTGGATGGGGTGATTTCCATTGCCGGTGCGGTCATCGCGCATCGGCTCAACCCCGCCGTTGGCGATTACCTGTTCGCGTCCCACAGCTCCACGGAACCGGGGTGCCGCGCGGGATTCGAGTTGCTGGGACTGGAACCCCTGCTCGACTTCAGAATGCGCCTGGGGGAAGGCACGGGGGCGGTGCTGGCGATGAACGCCATCGAAGCGGCGGTGAAGGTGTATAACGAGATGGCCACATTCGAGCAGGCCGGAGTGTCCTCAAAAGAAAAACAAAACCTTTAA
- the cobO gene encoding cob(I)yrinic acid a,c-diamide adenosyltransferase, with translation MKKRAASDPRKRKGLIIVHTGEGKGKSTAAFGLALRAAGNKMNVFILQFMKGQWKAGERKMFSQLEPLIEYTAMGDGFTWDTNNPEQDRQTARNAWETVKPKILSGDYSVVILDEINYVLSYRFLDEDLVLDTLRNKPESVHVICTGRNAPQALIELADLVTEMKCVKHPFKEQRIPAQKGIEF, from the coding sequence ATGAAAAAACGCGCCGCCTCCGACCCTCGAAAACGCAAGGGATTGATCATCGTCCACACCGGGGAGGGCAAAGGCAAATCCACGGCGGCCTTCGGATTGGCCCTGCGCGCCGCCGGAAACAAAATGAACGTGTTCATCCTCCAGTTCATGAAGGGGCAATGGAAGGCGGGCGAACGGAAGATGTTCAGCCAATTGGAACCCCTGATCGAATACACGGCGATGGGCGACGGCTTCACCTGGGATACGAACAATCCCGAGCAGGACCGGCAAACCGCGCGCAACGCGTGGGAGACCGTCAAACCCAAAATCCTGAGCGGCGATTACTCCGTTGTCATCCTCGACGAGATCAATTACGTGCTGAGCTACCGGTTTCTGGATGAAGACCTGGTGCTGGACACCCTTCGCAACAAGCCGGAGTCGGTGCACGTTATCTGCACGGGACGCAACGCCCCGCAGGCGCTGATCGAGTTGGCAGACCTGGTAACGGAAATGAAGTGCGTCAAGCATCCTTTCAAGGAGCAAAGGATTCCGGCGCAGAAAGGCATCGAGTTTTGA
- the ngg gene encoding N-acetylglutaminylglutamine synthetase translates to MMKTSEKTPRRFIPISEFRDVHKKVSEAEAPRNVAFDCGWGRLVFANTFTDSHELVHSICQERKGKRDIALYIHDPQVALSLAPQELFLDPSHTLRLWLSNYEEAGLPPRGFTVRPIQTRRDIQEANRIYKAHNMVQIPVSFAMKHKDSPHLVFRVVEDNRSGKILAMVQGVDHTEAFGDPNNGSSLWSLAVDPHAEHPGIGEALVRNVAEYFRQCGRSFMDLSVIHDNEQAMALYEKLGFEVARLFFIKKKNPINEKLFIGSLPESNLNPYARIIINEARRRGIGVHVLDEKAGYFSLTFGGRTLICRESLSELTSSIAMSLCADKAVTRRFLNRQGLPTPDQIPAGSAKKNREFLNRHGDIVVKPADGEQGAGITIKPADEAELKAAIDKAQRVSDHVLLEEFVEGIDLRIIVINFEVVAAAVRHPAQVIGDGRSTVKQLTMKQSRRRAAATGGEAKIPLDAETEQCIRDAGYAFDSVPESGTVIPVRKTANLHTGGTIFDVTADLNPKLAEAAVAAAKAIHIPVVGFDFMVPTVNGEQFKIIEANERPGLANHEPQPTAERFIDLLFPQTRIDTHEGPAHPTTFS, encoded by the coding sequence ATGATGAAAACCTCGGAAAAAACTCCGCGGCGTTTCATTCCCATCAGCGAGTTTCGGGACGTCCACAAGAAGGTTTCGGAAGCAGAAGCCCCGCGCAATGTTGCGTTCGATTGCGGGTGGGGGCGTCTGGTTTTCGCCAACACCTTCACCGACAGCCACGAACTGGTCCACAGCATCTGCCAGGAGAGGAAGGGCAAACGCGACATCGCCCTCTACATCCACGACCCGCAGGTGGCATTGTCGCTGGCCCCGCAGGAGCTGTTTCTCGACCCGTCGCACACCCTGCGCCTCTGGCTCAGCAATTACGAAGAAGCCGGTCTTCCACCCCGCGGCTTCACCGTCCGGCCCATTCAAACGCGGCGCGACATCCAGGAAGCCAACCGCATTTACAAAGCGCACAACATGGTGCAGATTCCGGTGAGTTTCGCCATGAAGCACAAAGACTCGCCGCACCTGGTCTTCCGCGTGGTGGAGGACAACCGCTCCGGGAAAATATTGGCGATGGTGCAGGGCGTGGACCACACGGAAGCGTTCGGCGATCCCAACAACGGCTCCAGCCTGTGGTCGCTGGCCGTGGACCCGCACGCCGAGCATCCCGGCATCGGCGAAGCGCTGGTGCGCAACGTGGCCGAATACTTTCGGCAATGCGGGCGGAGCTTCATGGACCTGTCGGTGATCCACGACAACGAGCAGGCCATGGCCCTGTATGAAAAACTGGGGTTCGAAGTCGCGCGCCTGTTCTTCATCAAAAAGAAAAACCCGATCAACGAAAAACTGTTCATCGGTTCGTTGCCGGAGAGCAACCTCAACCCGTACGCGCGCATCATCATCAACGAAGCCAGGCGGCGGGGCATCGGCGTCCATGTCCTCGACGAAAAAGCGGGGTACTTTTCGCTCACCTTCGGCGGGCGCACCCTCATCTGCCGCGAGTCGCTGAGCGAGCTGACCAGCTCCATCGCCATGAGCCTGTGTGCGGACAAGGCGGTGACACGCCGGTTCCTGAACCGCCAGGGCCTGCCCACGCCGGACCAGATCCCTGCTGGGAGCGCAAAGAAGAACCGCGAGTTTTTAAACCGGCACGGCGACATTGTGGTGAAACCCGCCGACGGCGAGCAGGGTGCGGGCATCACCATCAAGCCCGCCGACGAAGCGGAACTCAAAGCCGCCATCGACAAAGCCCAACGGGTCTCCGACCACGTTCTGCTGGAGGAATTCGTAGAAGGCATCGACCTGCGCATCATCGTCATCAACTTCGAAGTCGTGGCCGCCGCCGTGCGCCATCCCGCGCAGGTCATCGGTGACGGGCGTTCCACCGTCAAACAGCTCACCATGAAGCAGAGCCGAAGGCGCGCCGCCGCCACCGGAGGGGAGGCGAAGATTCCGCTGGACGCGGAGACGGAGCAATGCATCCGCGATGCGGGGTACGCCTTCGACTCCGTTCCTGAATCCGGCACCGTGATTCCCGTGCGCAAGACGGCGAACCTGCACACCGGCGGCACCATTTTCGACGTCACCGCCGACCTGAACCCGAAACTGGCCGAAGCCGCTGTGGCCGCGGCCAAAGCGATCCACATCCCCGTGGTCGGTTTCGATTTCATGGTGCCCACGGTGAACGGCGAGCAGTTCAAAATCATTGAAGCCAACGAACGACCGGGATTGGCCAACCACGAACCCCAGCCCACGGCAGAACGATTCATCGACCTGCTGTTTCCACAAACCCGCATCGACACGCACGAGGGGCCGGCCCATCCCACAACCTTTTCCTGA